The DNA region CACGGACCATGAGGTCCATGTTCAGGCTGCCGAAGACGACGATCAGGGGATCGGCTCGCGTCATGGGATCGGCTTGTCAGGAGACCCGCTGCGTCGGGCGCGGCCGGCTGCGCCCTTGCGCATCCGCGACCGCAGCGTCTTCACGCAGGTTCGCGCCGATCTCGAAGTGCTCGGTCAGCAGCGCATCCGCTTCGGACGGGTTCTTGCGCCGGATCGCCTGCAGGATGGCCTCGTGGTGGCCGATGAGATAGGTGTCCACATCGGGGACGTTGGCAATCACCTGCCTGCGTTCCATGTGCGACTCCTGCAGCAGCTTGGCGACCGCGGCGTAGACGCTGGAGAGCGCCGGCGAGTGGGACGCCTCCACGATCATCGTGTGGAAGTGAAAGTCCGCCTCGCCGCCCCGCACGGGATCGGCGATGGTTTCCTTGATGGCCTGCAGGGCCTGCGACAGCCTTTCCAGGTCCGGCGCGAGGGCGCGTGAGCACGCCAGGCGGATCGCCTGCCGCTCGATCGCGATGCGCGCCTGCATCACGTCATCGACCGCGCCCGCCTGCTGGGCCAGGACCAGGCTGAAGTAGTCGGCCAGGGCCGTGAAGTTCGGCTCCCGGACAACCGTTCCGTAGCCGCGCCTGATCTCGACCGCACCCAGCGTGGACAACGCCGTCAGGGCCTCGCGGATGACCGGACGGCTGACGCCGAGTGCGCTGGCGAGGTCACGTTCCGGCAACAGCCGGTCGCCGGTCTTCAGGCGGCCCGTCACCAGCTGGTCGCGAAGGAACGACAGGACGCGGTCGTATCCGTCCTGGTTCGTGTCGTCCTGCTGGACGATCTTGATCGGCTTGCTCATCGCGTGACCGGCTCCCCAGCAGGGGCGGCGCCTACCTGGTTCCTTGCGTCAAGGCCCGTGCCTCTTCACGCTCGAGGTCGCCGAGCTTCTCCACGCGACGGCGGAAATGCTCCTCCGTGCTGAACTCCGCTGCCAGGAATGTTTCGATGACGTCCCGGGCCACCTGCGGCCCGATGATCCATGCGCCGATGCACAGGACATTGACGTCGTCATGCTCCACGGCCTGGCGGGCCACGAACGTGTCGTGGCACACCGCGGCACGGATGCCAGGCATCTTGTTGGCCGCGATGCAGGCACCCGCACCGGTGCCGCAGACGAGGATGACCCGCTTGACCTTTCCCTCACGAATGAGGGAGATTGCCTTGCGCGTGACATCCGGAAAGTCGACGGGCGAGTCCGAGTTCGCCCCGACGTCGACGACTTCATCGCAGTGTTGCGCGAGGACACCGGAAACGAACCCCTTCAGGAGGAACCCGGCGTGGTCGTTCGCGAGGCCGATCGCCGGCCAGCGCGGCACCGCGATCGCGTGCGGTGAGCGTGCTTCGTCTCTGGACATTGGAATCCTCTCCTTCCAGCAACAAGGCTGGCGTCGACGTCTGCGGCGGCGGCACGGCTGGTTGCCTTACCGTGGTAAGACCAAGGATAGACCAGCGATTTCACGGGTGTCAACGGTGGCTACGCCTAGCCGGCAGCCGCCCCTGTGATCGAGGAACACGGCCATCCCGCATCCAGGGATCCGGGACCTCATAGACGACTGACGGGATGAGCCGCGCCCCTGGCGAGGCGGGTGGTTCGGGCGCTGGTCGGGCCCGGATGTCCGGCTGGCGGATGCAGGCATCCCATGTCGGGAGGCGAGCGAATGGGCGTCGCCCAGGCGTGCAGCAGCGCCACGCTCTCCGCACTGCACCCGGAGCCACGCACCACCGATTCCCGTTGCCGCAAAAAACAAAGCCGGCCAACGTGAGTTGACCGGCTTCATCAATGTTCTGGTGCCCAGGAAGGGACTCGAACCCCCACGAAGTTACTCGCTAGTACCTGAAACTAGTGCGTCTACCAATTCCGCCACCTGGGCATTTCAGGAAGAGGTGGATTCTATATTGATCAGCCACCATCTTCAGCTGCCATGTCCGCTTCCGACCCGATGACAGACAGCGATCACTCGCGCGGTCTCGTCGTTCAGTCGCCGGCAACGCGCCGGGCCAGGTGGGCGAGTGCCTCTTCCACCTGGTCCACCAGCACCAGGCACAGGTCTCCGGGTTGCAGCCGCGCGAGTGCGGCGTCGATGGCGACGAACTCGCCGCGGATTTCCTCGACATGCGTGGTGCGGCTCGCGCCTTGCAGCCCCTCGCGCAGCAGCGCCATCACCTCGCCGTCGGCGCGCCCGCGCTGGGCCGCGTCCTGGTACAGGAGGACGTCGTCGAAGGCGGCGCCCAGGATCAACGTCTGGTCGCGGATGTCCTGGTCGCGCCGGTCGCCGGCGGCGCTGATGA from Ramlibacter pinisoli includes:
- a CDS encoding FadR/GntR family transcriptional regulator; this translates as MSKPIKIVQQDDTNQDGYDRVLSFLRDQLVTGRLKTGDRLLPERDLASALGVSRPVIREALTALSTLGAVEIRRGYGTVVREPNFTALADYFSLVLAQQAGAVDDVMQARIAIERQAIRLACSRALAPDLERLSQALQAIKETIADPVRGGEADFHFHTMIVEASHSPALSSVYAAVAKLLQESHMERRQVIANVPDVDTYLIGHHEAILQAIRRKNPSEADALLTEHFEIGANLREDAAVADAQGRSRPRPTQRVS
- a CDS encoding RpiB/LacA/LacB family sugar-phosphate isomerase, translated to MSRDEARSPHAIAVPRWPAIGLANDHAGFLLKGFVSGVLAQHCDEVVDVGANSDSPVDFPDVTRKAISLIREGKVKRVILVCGTGAGACIAANKMPGIRAAVCHDTFVARQAVEHDDVNVLCIGAWIIGPQVARDVIETFLAAEFSTEEHFRRRVEKLGDLEREEARALTQGTR